One genomic window of Candidatus Kuenenia stuttgartiensis includes the following:
- a CDS encoding helix-turn-helix domain-containing protein has product MKSKDEKWALFWCNLLHPVIFGEIEKEQTNLFLKKLCLQEVVFPNGKRKRPTISTLRRKLNRYRKDGFQSLARKARSDRGASRRFSPEIIDKAVELKKEQPRRSDDCLNRFLEKYYGKTIPKSTLYRHLRLAGATRLKLGVSQQKVRIRS; this is encoded by the coding sequence ATGAAATCGAAAGACGAAAAATGGGCTTTATTCTGGTGCAATCTTCTGCATCCTGTCATCTTCGGTGAGATTGAGAAGGAGCAGACCAACCTTTTTCTGAAAAAACTCTGCCTTCAGGAGGTCGTATTCCCCAACGGAAAGCGGAAAAGACCCACTATCTCTACCCTCAGGAGAAAACTCAACCGCTACCGCAAAGATGGATTTCAATCTCTTGCAAGAAAGGCGAGGAGCGACCGTGGCGCATCCAGAAGGTTTTCTCCTGAAATTATCGACAAAGCCGTTGAACTCAAAAAAGAACAACCACGCCGCAGCGACGATTGCCTCAACCGCTTTCTTGAGAAATACTATGGGAAAACGATCCCCAAATCCACCCTCTACCGCCATCTCAGACTCGCAGGGGCGACCCGGCTCAAACTCGGCGTCTCACAGCAAAAGGTGCGTATACGCTCTTAG
- the ccoN gene encoding cytochrome-c oxidase, cbb3-type subunit I, with product MGASNVDTSNRIQIEYDDKIARMFTIATIVWAAIAFTIGVFVAFQIAVWQLNFNTGWLTYGRLRPVHTNANIFAFAGNAIFAGIYHSSQRLLKTRMFSDTLSRLHFWGWQSIIVLAVITIPLGLTQGKEYAELEWPIDILVALVWVIFAINFFGTLLKRNEKHLYVSIWFYIATVITVGVLYIINAISLPVSLFKSYIVFAGIQDALVQWWYGHNAVAFFLTTPFLGLMYYYLPKAVNRPIYSYRLSILHFWSLIFIYIWAGPHHLLNTALPAWLQTLGVIFSVMLWAPSWGGMVNGLLTIRGAWHLLRTEPIVKFFVAAITFYGMGTFEGSLLSLKPVNAIGHYTDWIIGHVHVGTLGWNGFLAFAMIYYIVPKLWKTELYSKKLANIHFWVGLLGILLYYISMLAAGITQSLMWMEMDNKGNLVYPEFIETVIRIIPLFYFRAIGGVLFLGGFFLLLYNICKTIRLSPPDLKNDTIQISVSPKTVPLSEHGHRRLEGMAVTFSVLALIAIMVGSVIEIVPTLSIHKYITPENKMASFTPLELEGRDIYIKEGCHNCHSQMIRTMPPEILRYGHASIIEESMYDRPSQWGSKRTGPDLARLGKKYPDLWHYMHMINPRAVIKESIMPAYPWLAKKKIHFFGIRKKISLLHKMGAPYSEKERADADIMAEIQAHEIAESLKKQGVKENVEDKEITALIAYLQALGQKGVQ from the coding sequence ATGGGCGCATCAAACGTTGATACCTCAAATCGTATTCAAATTGAATATGATGACAAAATTGCCAGAATGTTCACCATAGCCACCATCGTTTGGGCGGCAATCGCCTTCACAATAGGGGTATTTGTGGCATTTCAAATAGCGGTTTGGCAATTAAATTTTAATACCGGGTGGCTTACTTACGGACGGCTAAGGCCGGTACACACCAACGCAAACATCTTCGCATTTGCCGGCAATGCCATTTTCGCCGGCATATACCATTCTTCTCAGCGGTTATTAAAGACGCGCATGTTTTCCGATACCTTAAGCAGGCTGCACTTTTGGGGCTGGCAAAGTATTATCGTACTGGCCGTCATTACAATACCGCTAGGGTTAACGCAAGGGAAAGAGTATGCTGAACTGGAATGGCCCATTGATATTCTTGTCGCTTTGGTATGGGTTATATTTGCCATTAATTTTTTCGGCACTTTGCTGAAACGCAATGAAAAACACCTGTACGTTTCCATCTGGTTTTACATTGCTACGGTCATTACCGTGGGAGTGCTTTACATTATTAATGCAATAAGCCTGCCCGTTAGTTTGTTTAAAAGTTATATTGTATTTGCCGGAATACAGGACGCGCTTGTTCAATGGTGGTACGGACATAATGCCGTCGCCTTTTTCCTTACTACGCCTTTTCTCGGATTAATGTATTACTATTTGCCAAAAGCCGTAAACAGGCCTATTTACAGCTACAGGCTTTCGATATTACACTTCTGGTCTCTTATCTTTATTTATATCTGGGCAGGCCCCCATCATCTTTTGAATACGGCGCTGCCTGCCTGGCTGCAAACCCTGGGTGTAATTTTCAGCGTCATGCTATGGGCGCCAAGTTGGGGCGGTATGGTAAACGGGCTGTTGACGATCCGTGGGGCATGGCATTTATTACGCACTGAACCAATCGTTAAATTTTTTGTGGCGGCCATTACTTTTTACGGTATGGGAACCTTTGAAGGGTCGCTTCTCTCCCTTAAGCCGGTAAACGCTATTGGCCATTACACTGACTGGATTATAGGACATGTTCATGTGGGAACATTGGGCTGGAACGGATTTCTTGCGTTTGCAATGATATATTATATTGTCCCGAAATTGTGGAAAACAGAATTATATAGCAAAAAACTCGCAAACATACATTTCTGGGTAGGCCTTTTAGGCATACTTCTTTATTACATTTCAATGCTGGCCGCAGGAATTACACAAAGTTTGATGTGGATGGAAATGGACAATAAAGGAAATCTTGTCTATCCGGAATTCATTGAAACCGTCATTCGCATAATTCCGCTCTTTTACTTCCGCGCAATAGGGGGAGTATTGTTCTTAGGCGGTTTCTTCCTGTTGCTGTATAACATTTGCAAGACCATCAGACTATCGCCCCCCGATTTAAAAAATGATACAATACAAATAAGTGTATCCCCTAAGACCGTTCCCCTTTCAGAACACGGGCATAGAAGGCTTGAAGGGATGGCGGTTACGTTCAGTGTTTTGGCGCTTATTGCCATCATGGTAGGCTCTGTCATTGAAATAGTCCCCACACTTTCCATTCATAAATACATTACGCCGGAGAACAAAATGGCGTCATTCACACCCTTGGAACTGGAAGGGCGTGATATTTATATAAAAGAAGGGTGCCACAATTGCCATTCGCAAATGATCCGGACGATGCCCCCGGAAATATTACGATACGGGCACGCTTCCATTATTGAAGAATCCATGTACGACAGGCCTTCTCAATGGGGGTCGAAACGCACGGGGCCAGACCTTGCAAGACTGGGGAAAAAATACCCCGACCTTTGGCATTACATGCATATGATAAATCCCCGTGCCGTCATAAAGGAATCCATTATGCCCGCCTACCCCTGGCTGGCAAAGAAGAAGATTCACTTTTTCGGCATAAGAAAGAAGATATCCCTCCTCCATAAAATGGGCGCTCCCTATTCAGAAAAAGAACGGGCGGATGCAGATATTATGGCGGAAATACAGGCGCATGAAATTGCCGAATCTCTTAAAAAACAAGGCGTGAAAGAAAATGTGGAAGACAAGGAAATCACTGCATTAATAGCATATCTCCAGGCGCTTGGACAGAAAGGAGTTCAATAA
- a CDS encoding CcoQ/FixQ family Cbb3-type cytochrome c oxidase assembly chaperone → MKQQALAHFTDTYLAAIGFFLFFFVFLGILFWIQRKGAAKHYDYMSHLPLREEERS, encoded by the coding sequence ATGAAACAACAGGCTTTAGCACACTTTACCGATACGTATTTGGCGGCGATTGGATTTTTTTTATTCTTTTTTGTTTTTCTGGGCATCCTTTTTTGGATTCAAAGGAAGGGCGCTGCCAAACACTATGATTATATGTCCCATTTGCCGCTTCGCGAGGAGGAACGATCATGA
- the ccoG gene encoding cytochrome c oxidase accessory protein CcoG: MSKNFYNPSHEGIRITHPMAVYGFYRKYRTIVEIALLIAFFLFPWIKINGFPAILIDIPHRRFSLFGLQFWGHDTPMLFFVMASFSMGIVFATSAWGRVWCGWACPQTVFIGAIFRKIESFVEGGHIARIKLRKAPFHKEKLIKKTVKWSLFFLTSAVISHTILAYFAGAENLVSMIAISPFKNWAVFLTTGIVTIVVMLNFGWFREQLCISICPYGRLQSVLMDENSLAIIYDEKRGEPRKGLQPKTEEPGDCINCYKCVAVCPTGIDIRKGLQMECIACTACIDACDTVMATVKKPKGLIRYESENGLRGRPSGFWRIKNMIYLGLVSACLIGLASYISNRPDLDITVLRAQESPYRVITKSREEPLISNHYTLNLKNQSFHEIEVDIKHAEDSRNKGIEIIAPTYPEMIAPGKTTKNHFFITFPKSLLSEKGQLNFQLHIAATSNNKTTRNYIKELTLAGPVK; the protein is encoded by the coding sequence ATGTCGAAAAACTTCTACAATCCGTCCCATGAGGGTATTCGCATAACCCATCCTATGGCAGTTTACGGATTCTACAGAAAGTACAGAACCATTGTTGAAATAGCGCTGCTCATCGCATTTTTTCTGTTTCCCTGGATAAAAATAAACGGTTTTCCTGCAATTCTCATTGACATACCGCACAGAAGATTTTCGCTGTTTGGCTTACAATTCTGGGGGCATGACACGCCCATGCTCTTCTTCGTGATGGCAAGTTTTTCCATGGGAATCGTCTTTGCCACTTCTGCCTGGGGAAGGGTATGGTGCGGATGGGCTTGCCCGCAAACGGTTTTTATTGGAGCAATTTTCCGAAAAATTGAATCTTTCGTAGAGGGAGGCCATATTGCGAGAATCAAACTCCGGAAGGCGCCTTTTCACAAAGAGAAATTAATCAAAAAAACAGTTAAATGGTCTTTGTTTTTTTTGACAAGCGCTGTTATCTCTCACACAATCCTTGCATATTTTGCCGGAGCAGAAAATCTCGTCTCAATGATTGCCATTTCCCCCTTTAAAAATTGGGCGGTTTTTCTGACCACAGGTATTGTTACCATTGTGGTGATGTTGAATTTTGGCTGGTTTAGGGAGCAGTTGTGCATATCAATCTGTCCGTACGGAAGATTGCAATCGGTATTAATGGACGAAAACTCCCTTGCAATAATTTACGATGAAAAAAGAGGTGAACCGCGAAAAGGGCTGCAACCGAAGACGGAAGAGCCGGGAGATTGCATTAATTGCTATAAATGTGTTGCCGTTTGTCCAACAGGAATAGATATCCGCAAAGGGCTGCAAATGGAATGTATTGCCTGTACTGCCTGCATTGACGCATGCGACACGGTAATGGCAACGGTTAAAAAGCCGAAGGGGCTTATACGGTATGAGTCGGAAAACGGCCTGAGAGGAAGACCCTCAGGTTTTTGGCGTATTAAAAACATGATTTACCTGGGATTAGTCTCCGCCTGCCTGATAGGATTAGCCTCCTATATTTCAAACAGGCCTGATTTGGATATTACCGTATTGAGAGCGCAGGAAAGTCCTTATCGGGTAATTACCAAATCCCGGGAAGAACCCCTCATCTCAAACCATTACACGCTGAATCTGAAAAACCAGAGCTTTCATGAGATAGAAGTGGATATTAAACACGCTGAAGATAGCAGAAATAAAGGGATTGAAATTATAGCGCCGACGTATCCTGAAATGATTGCGCCGGGAAAAACAACAAAAAACCATTTTTTCATAACGTTTCCCAAATCGCTTTTGAGCGAAAAAGGGCAACTGAATTTTCAATTACACATTGCTGCTACATCAAACAACAAAACAACCCGAAATTACATAAAGGAGTTAACCCTTGCCGGACCTGTCAAATAA
- a CDS encoding cbb3-type cytochrome c oxidase N-terminal domain-containing protein: protein MNRDTHVKDTPMTGDEYDGITEYDNPCPAWLMYIFYTTILFAVFYLGYHFGSVRNGKLQVAATVAPPANMMQAEEILMELPEITEAQLTTLLADKDALAKGKEVYASKCSSCHGEEGEGLIGPNLVDNYWLHGRGGIREIASIISDGIPDTGMAAWRGRITDENIQQTAAYIKSLRGSMPENPRDPEGELVEE from the coding sequence ATGAACAGGGATACTCATGTAAAAGATACTCCTATGACAGGGGATGAATACGACGGGATTACCGAATATGACAACCCATGCCCGGCATGGCTAATGTATATTTTCTATACAACGATCCTTTTTGCCGTCTTCTACCTTGGGTACCATTTCGGAAGCGTTAGGAACGGGAAATTGCAGGTAGCCGCGACTGTTGCTCCACCTGCGAATATGATGCAAGCGGAAGAAATACTGATGGAACTGCCTGAAATAACTGAAGCGCAGCTCACTACGCTGCTGGCTGACAAGGATGCATTGGCAAAGGGGAAAGAGGTGTACGCCTCAAAATGTTCTTCCTGCCATGGAGAAGAAGGAGAAGGATTGATCGGGCCAAACCTGGTGGATAATTACTGGTTACACGGCAGAGGGGGAATACGCGAAATAGCAAGCATAATCAGCGATGGCATTCCCGACACCGGCATGGCTGCATGGAGAGGAAGAATTACAGATGAAAACATTCAGCAAACAGCCGCTTATATAAAATCATTAAGAGGTTCCATGCCTGAAAACCCAAGAGACCCGGAAGGAGAACTTGTAGAAGAATAA
- a CDS encoding sulfite exporter TauE/SafE family protein, which translates to MPDLSNNIIQRIGEMSPFFVPFAVIAASLIGSVHCVGMCGGLALAASAHSKAGLISYHIGRFLGYFCIGALAGLLGSKFIHSEMKYLSFVSTIFLGITFFIIGFRILKEGNLHIKQPYFLRLFYQKRVGRLLEARVSPKRAGFLIGVLSPLLPCGWLYGFILIAVTTHNPLWGGILLFSFWLGTIPALSGISYLTKKPVQLLNNKAMAFVGVFLIFIGISSVIIKLTGINSNCCH; encoded by the coding sequence TTGCCGGACCTGTCAAATAATATAATACAACGCATTGGAGAAATGTCACCCTTCTTTGTTCCTTTTGCAGTAATTGCCGCAAGCCTTATCGGCAGTGTCCACTGTGTAGGAATGTGCGGCGGCCTGGCATTGGCCGCAAGCGCTCACAGCAAAGCGGGGCTGATTTCATACCATATAGGACGCTTTTTAGGATACTTTTGCATTGGTGCCCTGGCGGGGCTTCTTGGCTCAAAATTTATCCATTCAGAAATGAAATACCTCTCTTTTGTATCAACGATTTTCCTGGGTATAACCTTCTTTATTATCGGATTCCGTATTCTGAAAGAGGGCAATCTGCACATAAAACAACCGTATTTTCTGCGGTTATTTTACCAGAAAAGAGTAGGGCGTTTATTAGAAGCCAGGGTTTCGCCAAAGAGAGCGGGTTTTTTAATAGGTGTCCTCAGCCCTTTACTGCCATGCGGATGGTTATATGGTTTTATCCTTATAGCCGTTACTACGCACAATCCACTATGGGGCGGCATATTGCTTTTCTCGTTCTGGTTAGGCACTATCCCCGCACTCTCCGGCATTTCCTACCTGACAAAAAAACCGGTACAACTCCTTAATAATAAGGCAATGGCTTTTGTGGGCGTATTTTTGATTTTTATTGGCATATCAAGCGTAATCATAAAATTAACCGGCATAAACTCCAACTGTTGCCATTAA
- the ccoS gene encoding cbb3-type cytochrome oxidase assembly protein CcoS, with product MTILYIMIPISIVLASFFVYTFLWAVKNEQFDDLETPAHKILIDDWNKKI from the coding sequence ATGACAATACTTTACATAATGATTCCCATCTCAATTGTTTTAGCGTCATTTTTTGTATATACCTTTTTATGGGCGGTGAAAAATGAACAATTTGACGATCTTGAAACACCAGCACATAAAATTTTAATTGATGACTGGAACAAAAAAATATAA